One stretch of Candidatus Woesearchaeota archaeon DNA includes these proteins:
- a CDS encoding glycosyltransferase family 2 protein, with product MITAIIWFASFVMLFMTTFWFSILLFNGIKQEKTNLNILLNYPLVTIAIPCYNEEKKIINTLNSIFLLNYKNIEVIVADDGSKDNTLNLVKNFSKTHSLTIISLNHKGKAHALNKTLEISKGEFFSNVDADSEVQPETLSLLLPHFSDESIAATVPFMQIKNPKKIISKIQKIEYLIAGVIRSLMSSIETLHLTHGVMTVYRTSLLKKLGGFDELTLTDDFEMGMRLIYHGYKIKMEAKAAVFTHPPLTFKALWRQRVRWFRGYIRHHIQYSKMFLNQRYGMMGKFQFPINILYPLIIIALTSLTLITLFKTLRIKLMELFSLGFSALNINFLGVKETLLSLDYKLIFPIVVMLILGIYIFYISHILNKEKIKSPFVIFIFFVIYPYIIASHWVSAFINETGNLKKKW from the coding sequence ATGATTACTGCTATAATCTGGTTTGCTTCCTTTGTCATGTTATTTATGACTACTTTTTGGTTTAGCATTCTTCTATTTAATGGAATTAAACAAGAAAAAACCAATCTTAACATTTTATTAAATTATCCTTTAGTGACTATTGCCATCCCTTGTTATAACGAGGAAAAAAAGATTATTAACACTTTAAATTCTATTTTTTTATTAAATTACAAAAACATAGAAGTAATCGTAGCCGATGATGGTAGCAAAGATAATACTTTAAATTTAGTCAAGAATTTTTCAAAAACACATTCGTTAACAATAATCTCTTTAAATCATAAAGGCAAAGCACATGCGTTAAATAAAACTCTTGAAATTTCAAAAGGAGAATTTTTTTCAAATGTAGACGCTGATTCAGAAGTGCAACCTGAAACTTTAAGTTTATTATTACCCCATTTTTCAGATGAATCAATTGCTGCCACAGTTCCTTTTATGCAAATAAAGAATCCTAAAAAAATAATAAGCAAGATACAAAAAATAGAATATCTTATTGCTGGAGTAATAAGATCTTTGATGTCTTCAATAGAAACCCTTCATTTAACTCATGGAGTAATGACAGTATATAGAACTTCTTTATTGAAAAAACTTGGGGGATTTGATGAATTAACTTTAACAGATGATTTTGAAATGGGTATGCGTTTAATTTATCATGGTTATAAAATAAAGATGGAAGCAAAAGCCGCAGTATTTACTCACCCCCCATTAACATTTAAAGCCTTGTGGAGGCAAAGAGTGCGGTGGTTTAGGGGATATATAAGACACCATATTCAATATAGTAAGATGTTCTTAAATCAAAGATATGGTATGATGGGTAAATTTCAATTTCCAATAAATATTTTATATCCTTTAATTATAATTGCCCTAACTTCACTTACTTTAATAACTCTCTTTAAAACTTTAAGAATAAAATTAATGGAGCTATTTAGTTTAGGATTTTCAGCTTTAAATATTAATTTTTTGGGCGTAAAAGAAACTTTGCTCTCTCTAGATTATAAATTAATTTTTCCAATCGTAGTTATGCTAATCTTAGGAATTTATATTTTTTACATCTCCCATATTTTAAATAAGGAAAAAATCAAGAGCCCATTCGTTATATTTATATTCTTTGTTATTTATCCTTACATTATTGCTTCACACTGGGTTTCAGCATTTATTAATGAAACAGGAAATTTAAAGAAAAAATGGTAA
- a CDS encoding TIGR00270 family protein: MQCEICGFSGQLYKAKVESTLMNLCANCLKYGKPIEYLKENNPLSQMQHKKNTILKFKENISSDFKDEPLYIENLGKRVKQLREKLNLKQSELAQKISEKESIIHKIESDSEDPSIQVIRKLERFFKVKLIEK; this comes from the coding sequence ATGCAATGTGAAATATGCGGTTTTTCCGGACAGCTTTATAAAGCGAAAGTAGAAAGTACTTTAATGAATTTATGCGCTAATTGTTTAAAATATGGAAAACCTATCGAATATTTAAAGGAAAATAATCCTCTTTCCCAAATGCAGCATAAAAAAAATACTATTCTTAAATTCAAAGAAAATATTTCATCTGATTTTAAAGATGAACCGCTATATATAGAAAATCTTGGGAAAAGAGTAAAGCAATTAAGAGAAAAATTAAACTTAAAACAATCCGAATTAGCTCAAAAAATATCAGAAAAAGAAAGTATAATTCATAAAATAGAATCCGATTCAGAAGATCCTTCAATCCAAGTAATAAGAAAATTAGAAAGATTTTTCAAAGTTAAATTAATAGAAAAATAA
- a CDS encoding methyltransferase, whose protein sequence is MVSKKEVEILISKLEDFNSPNPKLEQYSTPSEIASEMVWIAYLNKNIENQIIADLGCGTGILGICALLLGAKKVYFVDISKKVLIQAQKNLKYLELETKKKFNAEFLNLNVEEFNKEIDTILENPPFGVQNKNADRIFIEVALKKSKYSYILTNSKTDNFIDNLLKNNKYKKIKQFEFTLKKTMFFHKKNKYHIDVSLWFVENDKK, encoded by the coding sequence ATGGTATCTAAAAAAGAAGTGGAAATTTTAATTTCAAAATTAGAAGATTTCAATTCTCCTAATCCTAAATTAGAACAATATTCCACCCCATCAGAAATAGCTTCAGAAATGGTTTGGATAGCTTATTTAAACAAAAATATAGAGAATCAAATCATCGCAGATTTAGGTTGTGGTACAGGAATACTTGGAATTTGTGCTCTTCTCTTAGGTGCAAAAAAAGTTTACTTTGTAGATATCTCAAAAAAAGTCTTAATTCAAGCTCAAAAAAATTTAAAATATCTAGAATTAGAAACTAAAAAGAAATTTAATGCAGAATTTCTAAATTTGAATGTAGAAGAATTCAATAAAGAAATTGATACTATTTTAGAAAATCCTCCTTTTGGTGTTCAAAATAAAAATGCAGATAGAATATTTATAGAAGTCGCATTAAAAAAATCCAAATACTCCTATATTTTAACAAATTCAAAAACAGATAATTTTATTGATAATCTTCTTAAAAATAATAAATATAAAAAGATTAAGCAATTTGAATTTACATTAAAAAAGACAATGTTTTTTCATAAAAAAAATAAATATCATATTGATGTAAGCTTATGGTTTGTTGAAAATGATAAAAAATAA